A genomic region of Lycorma delicatula isolate Av1 chromosome 4, ASM4794821v1, whole genome shotgun sequence contains the following coding sequences:
- the LOC142324032 gene encoding uncharacterized protein LOC142324032, giving the protein MMVANTEKKSPVKMAGYLEKRGKMRMVCRWKRLWFVLKGRLLHYYKSQMEYVNLSPCRGSLNMGIAASVRPGKGLELQVLTRSQSIILRAANRLEQEQWLQALLDAMAIQDCHAAPSVKPVQHFRYPSNTPPLEEDCKKLRGSKSYDHLPKTNQNNCDYLHHDHDHENDNGDNDSNDSDDDNNDCITDNGSNDITSEITVSLLPSKSSTTVNHQSNYNRKLSTDQCNCNKNRQSISMSSVNRSNTLSPKSLRLNRNQNLINKKIERFSLKNSSSSSKLASSDTAILKSLQNQTSEDFNDNNNNNNSNSEKNNDNDSENKCQSLKELHSNVLMDINTDHDLKINETIHKSEENLVTKCNSTNNTKKDNIIFVVNRSESLNSLKIKSTFDKKYLREMKLLIEGRTVYGSNDSVFTKANMHLKHNAHSCSSTNSNNNNKHMLKELQRKYQEEEKLEENINKEKENFLPDDETKKCRNSIKSRGGSLYENKEIKSDTDLSLKKQSIIISGSCGELSTNCEHNCSSLGNNCTDAIQFALNKELLCKSDAPKRLLNLNDQFNESHSSNEEISNFNNVTTNSNHCNKIKSNSILRRLIIKDKDNSCDTNSSCNKDEFSQHTLERKGTLKKHSLSFLRRMWKWKENKNDNQNQEVVCKKLTSTAMNTVVPVEITTLDKPSSSSFKDIPKCDSAKSLVDDNVPCPEEPLPDYDGSVTEDHETVPPELPPRLNKGKEERPDSPWHDTPTNNKPIEECTSIDGEDKPPPLPKKTRKSTKSSGSELSMNASHNYVNYDISDNSIITTTNNNCDLANIEHDLVDPYNNFRPFPQPELVDDDMSNKSLQEPLYDIPRPHATLRASLRKVSQTDKLIPTRFFNSSSSNVSSHKPSIGSIEFDSLDANPALWRSSTPYDSVMTPDSLECESPWSLNSTADEGCSLTITSWHHQCNMRRPSITSETLPKHFITIEEKIYEDSLND; this is encoded by the exons ATGATGGTtgcaaatacagaaaaaaagtcACCAGTGAAGATGGCTGGATACCTGGAAAAACGTGGTAAAATG CGAATGGTGTGCCGTTGGAAACGTTTGTGGTTTGTTTTGAAAGGTCGTCTACTGCATTATTATAAATCACAAATGGAGTATGTTAATTTATCCCCATGTCGTGGTTCATTAAATATGGGGATTGCTGCAAGTGTTCGACCCGGTAAAGGTCTTGAGTTACAGGTTCTTACTAGATCACAATCTATTATACTT agaGCGGCAAATAGACTGGAACAGGAGCAATGGTTACAGGCATTACTTGATGCAATGGCCATACAAGATTGTCATGCAGCACCATCTGTAAAACCTGTTCAACATTTTAGATATCCATCAAATacg ccTCCATTAGAAGAGGACTGTAAAAAATTGAGAGGAAGTAAATCATACGACCATTTACCgaaaaccaatcaaaataattGTGACTACTTACATCATGATCATGATCATGAGAATGACAATGGTGATAATGATTCGAATGACTCAGACGATGATAATAATGACTGCATTACAGATAATGGCAGTAATGATATAACATCAGAAATTACTGTCAGTTTATTACCTTCAAAATCATCAACTACAGTTAACCACCAATCAAATTATAATCGTAAATTATCAACTGATCagtgtaattgtaataaaaatcgtCAGTCGATTAGTATGAGTTCTGTAAATAGAAGTAATACATTAAGTCCAAAAAGTTTACGTTTAAATCGtaatcaaaatttgattaataaaaaaatagaacgtttttcgttaaaaaatagtTCAAGTAGTAGTAAATTAGCATCAAGTGATACAGCGATATTAAAAAGCTTACAAAACCAAACATCTGAAGAttttaacgataataataataataataatagtaacagtgaaaaaaataatgataacgatTCAGAAAATAAATGTCAGAGTTTAAAAGAACTTCATTCAAATGTGCTGATGGATATTAATACCGaccatgatttaaaaattaatgaaactattcataaaagtgaagaaaatttaGTTACTAAATGCAATAgtactaataatactaaaaaagataatataatttttgttgttaatagaagtgaaagtttaaattcattaaaaattaaatcaacttttgataaaaaatatttacgtgaaatgaaattattaatcgaAGGTAGAACTGTTTATGGTAGTAATGATTCTGTATTTACCAAAGCAAATATGCATTTAAAACATAATGCTCATAGTTGTAGTAGTactaatagcaataataataataaacatatgttAAAAGAATTACAGAGAAAGTATCAGGAAGAAGAAAAACTGgaagaaaatatcaataaagagaaagaaaactttttaccAGATGATGAAACAAAAAAGTGTAGAAATTCAATTAAGAGTAGAGGTGGtagtttatatgaaaataaggaaattaaaagcGACACAGATCTGTCATTAAAGAAGCAATCTATAATTATATCAGGAAGTTGTGGTGAATTGTCCACTAATTGTGAACATAATTGTAGTAGCTTAGGAAATAACTGCACAGATGCAATACAGTTtgctttaaataaagaattattatgtaAAAGTGATGCACCTAAAAGATTACTAAATTTGAATGATCAGTTTAATGAAAGTCATTCAAGTAATGaagaaatatctaattttaataatgtaactaCCAATAGCAAtcattgcaataaaataaaatcaaactccATATTACGgcgattaattattaaagataaagataataGTTGTGATACTAATAGTAGTTGTAATAAAGATGAATTTAGTCAGCATACATTAGAAAGAAAaggtactttaaaaaaacattctttaagtTTTCTTAGAAGAATGTGgaaatggaaagaaaataaaaatgacaaccaAAATCAAGAAGTtgtctgtaaaaaattaacatcaactGCTATGAATACTGTTGTGCCTGTAGAAATTACAACTCTAGACAAGCCTTCATCAAGTTCATTTAAG GATATACCAAAGTGTGACTCAGCTAAATCATTAGTTGATGATAATGTTCCTTGTCCAGAAGAACCTCTTCCTGATTATGATGGCTCTGTAACTGAAg atCATGAGACTGTACCTCCTGAATTACCACCAAGATTAAATAAGGGAAAGGAAGAGAGACCAGATTCACCATGGCATGATACACCTACTAATAACAAGCCGATTGAAGAATGTACATCAATTGATGGTGAAGACAAACCACCACCATTACCAAAGAAGACACGCAAATCAACCAAATCATCTGGCAGCGAATTATCAATGAATGCTAgtcataattatgttaattatgatattagtgataattctattattacaactactaataataattgtGATTTAGCAAACATAGAGCATGATTTGGTTGAtccatataataattttagaccATTTCCTCAACCAGAACTTGTTGATGATGATATG agCAACAAAAGTTTACAAGAACCACTGTATGATATTCCTAGACCACATGCGACATTAAGAGCTTCTCTACGTAAAGTTTCTCAGACAGATAAACTGATACCAACTCGATTTTTTAATAGTAGTAGTTCAAATGTCTCATCTCATAAACCCTCTATTGGAAGTATTGAATTCGATTCATTAGATGCAAATCCAGCATTATGGAG